One part of the Candidatus Mancarchaeum acidiphilum genome encodes these proteins:
- a CDS encoding DUF981 family protein — MAFVDSLAVMLLAVAMSAAFIAYYLVGIAKGKKMDSLAGPIFMLGIFDFLSGFYMSFFWPLPGAYNMLFGDPMLMLGIIMIAGGFAIYKNTDGRPISLIGFFLGIYLFAESYGMVAYHLEAGAELLSALGFYLVSGLSGFLSPLVYLKSKNNNKKAYYLLAALLVLVVLAAMFIGTAAIIGHLSSPP, encoded by the coding sequence ATGGCTTTTGTGGATTCGCTTGCAGTGATGCTTCTGGCAGTAGCGATGAGTGCTGCGTTTATTGCTTATTATCTTGTTGGGATAGCCAAAGGAAAAAAGATGGACAGCTTGGCAGGTCCTATATTTATGCTAGGAATTTTCGACTTCCTGAGTGGATTTTACATGAGCTTCTTCTGGCCGCTTCCTGGGGCATACAATATGCTTTTTGGAGACCCTATGCTTATGCTTGGGATCATAATGATTGCGGGAGGGTTTGCAATTTACAAGAATACTGATGGAAGGCCCATATCGTTAATAGGATTCTTTCTTGGCATTTACCTTTTTGCAGAAAGCTATGGAATGGTTGCTTACCACTTAGAGGCAGGAGCTGAACTGCTGTCAGCCCTTGGATTTTATCTTGTTTCAGGGCTTTCGGGTTTCCTGTCTCCTTTGGTTTACTTGAAGTCCAAGAATAATAATAAGAAGGCTTATTATCTCTTGGCAGCCTTGCTAGTTCTTGTGGTACTGGCAGCAATGTTCATAGGAACAGCTGCAATCATTGGGCATCTGAGTTCACCTCCTTGA
- a CDS encoding CcdC protein domain-containing protein: MELEYIYLIVFIALIMLLRLRRQKKGYKASTARIFRYPAIYIVLSLILVASAFNIVIFAVALLAILVGYAVGTIFGSKSSIFYSNGKIMYRRSNEIFAIWLAAFVARIVIEFMLPDDLGLQALTTTASSAFSGIGFWYSLVDILLAFSAGMLLGESIHLYRKYKNAKHDGSA, translated from the coding sequence ATGGAATTGGAATATATTTACTTGATTGTCTTCATTGCGCTTATAATGCTGCTTAGGCTTAGGAGGCAAAAGAAAGGGTATAAAGCAAGCACGGCTAGGATATTCAGGTACCCTGCGATTTATATTGTGCTTTCTCTGATTCTGGTCGCCTCTGCATTTAATATAGTTATTTTTGCGGTTGCTTTGCTGGCTATATTGGTCGGCTATGCGGTTGGGACTATTTTTGGGTCTAAATCAAGCATATTCTATTCCAATGGAAAGATAATGTACAGGCGCTCAAATGAGATATTTGCAATATGGCTTGCTGCATTTGTGGCAAGGATAGTTATAGAGTTCATGCTTCCTGATGATTTAGGATTGCAGGCGCTTACCACTACAGCTTCGAGTGCTTTTTCGGGAATAGGTTTTTGGTACTCGTTGGTTGATATACTGCTTGCTTTCAGTGCAGGGATGCTTTTAGGGGAATCGATACACCTTTACAGAAAGTACAAAAATGCGAAACATGATGGAAGTGCATAA
- a CDS encoding DHH family phosphoesterase, with product MELKFAKDNFNMDKAVKEMLDRKDHIISITHREDFDGIGSAAIIKHYFNIPDSNLMFGDYKSSTINAITEKIKAMNLSKMFVIITDLGLDEPLIPAYQSLISYLKDKDSYVIWLDHHNWSNETVEKVAKMCDFAVVGDNDKFCGAELTFRELIKGRFDEGFGEKIAAFTHKTDFNLPNLEDFLLNIIKYITYSNYHGSDNALVELVNFVSEEDFNNEKINETAQLYNKEESENLEKLKSMVFDYSINEDYKIGIGFGGNINSTKACLIVSDLTNSDISIFVNVPMAKISIRGKGKLDCIKLANKMGGNGHFNAAGAPLTESIELSDREKIKAEADKMAAMAKEVYS from the coding sequence ATGGAATTGAAATTTGCCAAAGACAATTTTAATATGGATAAAGCAGTAAAGGAAATGCTCGATAGAAAGGACCATATAATAAGCATTACGCATAGAGAAGATTTCGATGGAATAGGCTCCGCAGCAATAATAAAACACTACTTCAACATTCCTGACAGTAATCTTATGTTTGGAGACTATAAGAGTTCGACAATAAATGCAATAACTGAAAAGATAAAAGCGATGAACTTAAGCAAAATGTTCGTGATAATAACGGATCTTGGTTTGGATGAACCATTGATACCTGCATATCAAAGCTTGATAAGCTATTTAAAAGATAAAGATTCCTATGTAATTTGGCTGGATCATCATAACTGGAGCAATGAAACTGTAGAAAAAGTTGCAAAGATGTGTGATTTTGCTGTTGTGGGGGACAATGATAAGTTCTGCGGTGCTGAACTAACATTCAGAGAACTGATTAAGGGAAGGTTTGACGAGGGTTTTGGGGAGAAAATTGCAGCATTTACCCACAAGACTGATTTCAATCTCCCAAACCTAGAGGATTTCCTTCTAAATATAATAAAATACATAACTTACTCAAATTACCACGGTTCAGATAATGCCTTAGTAGAATTGGTGAACTTTGTATCTGAAGAAGATTTCAACAACGAAAAAATAAATGAAACTGCTCAATTATACAACAAGGAGGAAAGCGAAAACCTTGAGAAGCTAAAAAGCATGGTTTTCGATTACAGCATAAACGAGGATTATAAAATAGGTATTGGATTTGGAGGTAATATTAACAGCACAAAAGCCTGTTTGATAGTGAGCGACCTAACGAATTCAGATATATCAATTTTTGTTAATGTACCCATGGCAAAGATAAGTATAAGAGGAAAGGGAAAGCTCGATTGCATAAAGCTTGCAAACAAGATGGGTGGAAACGGCCACTTCAATGCAGCGGGCGCCCCACTTACGGAGAGCATTGAATTATCCGATAGAGAAAAGATTAAGGCAGAGGCAGACAAGATGGCCGCAATGGCAAAAGAAGTTTACTCTTAG
- a CDS encoding class I SAM-dependent methyltransferase → MKNYYKEGEEKFGFLSSELYLLAEKVPSMSRFYRFVERDLSNKKFQSLLDVGFGVGSVIYQLSKSRKFNIYGVDPSKYMVKIANNRFKGNPNVNLAVGSSTYVPFDKKFDIIISSLSMHHWNDKKGSLKYLSKFLAEGGEIDIYEFLLSKGKSLSEHFEYCVAKSHMVSKQQLEQYGEEAGLKAQIKVNGNFIKATYKP, encoded by the coding sequence TTGAAAAATTACTATAAGGAAGGGGAAGAGAAATTCGGTTTTCTATCGTCCGAACTTTACTTGCTTGCAGAAAAGGTGCCTTCCATGTCAAGGTTCTACAGATTCGTAGAGCGAGACTTAAGCAATAAAAAATTCCAAAGTCTGCTCGATGTAGGGTTTGGTGTCGGAAGTGTAATATACCAACTTTCCAAAAGCAGAAAGTTCAACATCTACGGAGTGGATCCATCCAAATACATGGTAAAGATAGCTAATAATAGATTCAAAGGGAATCCAAATGTAAATCTTGCAGTGGGGAGCAGTACATATGTGCCCTTTGACAAGAAGTTTGATATAATTATCAGTTCACTGTCAATGCACCACTGGAACGACAAGAAAGGCTCCCTTAAATACCTGTCAAAGTTTTTGGCAGAGGGGGGCGAAATCGATATATACGAATTCCTGCTGTCAAAAGGAAAATCCTTGTCCGAGCATTTTGAGTACTGTGTTGCAAAGAGCCACATGGTTTCAAAGCAACAATTGGAGCAATATGGAGAAGAAGCAGGGCTTAAAGCCCAAATAAAGGTAAATGGGAATTTTATAAAAGCAACCTACAAGCCATAA
- a CDS encoding adenosine-specific kinase, which produces MVEFEVVDIKKDEEIEFILGQAGFIKTVEDLYEAIISSTPEVLFGLAFCEASGKQLVRSEGNDDELKHLAEENALNVGAGHCFLIFFKKAFPINVVNNIKAVPEVSGIYCATANPVQVIIAKTHQGRGIMGIVDGMPSKGIETDEDKESRYNMLRKFGYKL; this is translated from the coding sequence ATGGTCGAATTTGAAGTGGTTGATATTAAAAAGGACGAAGAAATAGAATTCATTTTGGGGCAAGCGGGTTTTATAAAAACAGTCGAAGATTTATATGAAGCTATAATTTCGTCAACTCCTGAGGTATTGTTTGGATTAGCATTCTGTGAGGCCAGTGGAAAGCAGTTAGTAAGAAGCGAAGGCAACGATGACGAACTGAAGCATTTGGCGGAAGAAAATGCACTTAATGTAGGGGCGGGCCATTGCTTCCTAATATTCTTCAAAAAGGCATTTCCGATAAATGTTGTGAACAACATAAAAGCGGTTCCTGAAGTGTCTGGCATATACTGTGCCACTGCAAATCCCGTACAGGTAATAATCGCAAAAACACACCAAGGAAGAGGGATAATGGGAATTGTTGATGGTATGCCTTCTAAAGGCATAGAAACTGATGAAGATAAGGAATCAAGGTACAACATGCTTAGGAAATTCGGATACAAACTATGA
- a CDS encoding HemK2/MTQ2 family protein methyltransferase: MIDFGKFRIECCNGVYCPSDDSFLLGDIVEEYSFGKVLDLGTGSGYLGIIAALKGDDVTFADIDTNALECARQNVALNHLEGKFVETDLFSGIKGKFNTIIFNPPYLLSDKLVDKALDGGFDGRQVIDKFLSSVGNHLLTENQVLLLESSLNSYEKDAKELSAEVFEKNLFYEKLAVLKFSL, from the coding sequence ATGATTGATTTTGGCAAATTCAGGATTGAATGCTGCAACGGCGTATATTGCCCGAGCGATGATTCATTTCTTCTTGGAGATATTGTAGAGGAATACAGTTTTGGCAAGGTTCTGGATTTAGGTACTGGTAGTGGCTATTTAGGTATTATTGCGGCACTCAAAGGTGATGATGTGACATTCGCAGATATAGACACAAATGCACTTGAATGCGCCAGGCAAAATGTGGCACTAAATCATTTAGAGGGCAAATTTGTTGAGACGGATTTGTTTTCAGGGATTAAAGGAAAGTTCAATACTATAATATTCAATCCCCCCTACCTTTTATCGGATAAATTGGTTGATAAAGCTCTTGATGGAGGATTTGATGGCAGGCAGGTGATAGATAAATTTTTAAGTTCTGTAGGCAATCATCTGCTTACGGAAAATCAGGTTTTGCTATTGGAGAGTTCCCTTAATTCTTATGAAAAGGATGCAAAAGAGTTAAGTGCCGAAGTCTTCGAGAAAAATTTATTCTATGAGAAGTTGGCGGTCCTGAAATTTAGCTTGTAA
- a CDS encoding adenine phosphoribosyltransferase: MDAEELKNYIRNVPDFPKSGIMFKDITPLLKDKYAFSASIKLLADHIRNLDYDYIAGIDSRGFIISAALANELNSGLLLIRKKGKLPYHTVSIDYQLEYGSDSLEMHEDSIKKGDKVIIVDDLLATGGTSGAAAKLIEKLGGQVSELTFMIELSDLKGKDKLKDYPIYSLLKY, translated from the coding sequence ATGGATGCAGAGGAACTAAAGAATTACATAAGGAATGTGCCGGATTTTCCGAAGAGCGGTATAATGTTCAAGGATATAACCCCCTTACTAAAGGACAAATATGCTTTCTCGGCTTCAATAAAGCTTCTTGCCGACCACATTAGGAATTTGGATTATGACTATATAGCAGGTATAGATTCACGAGGCTTTATAATCAGCGCGGCATTGGCAAACGAATTAAACTCCGGGTTGCTTCTAATTAGAAAAAAAGGAAAGTTGCCCTATCATACAGTCTCAATAGATTACCAATTGGAGTACGGAAGTGATTCTCTCGAAATGCATGAAGATTCAATAAAAAAAGGGGACAAGGTGATCATAGTCGATGATCTGTTGGCTACAGGTGGGACGTCAGGCGCAGCAGCAAAGTTGATCGAAAAGCTTGGAGGTCAAGTATCCGAGCTGACTTTCATGATAGAACTTTCAGACCTTAAAGGAAAAGACAAATTAAAAGATTACCCAATATATTCCCTGCTAAAATACTAA
- a CDS encoding polyprenyl synthetase family protein, with protein sequence MDANDAKSFKDFISLYKDKVYGLIDGYLPNGEPSAYFESVRCYTDRKGQYRRPSYVLLWSLLYGGDIEEAMLPAASQQVSEDWLLMIDDWMDDNNLRRGGPSAHLIYGDRYAINAASNLQSINWKIVYDACKKLGPEREKRYFDKFYDMINVTHQGQYRDIHLTSDIKDITKFTREDYYTSIHAKSAYYSVYGPMQQGAIVANADEKVIGEIKEYGTPAGLAFQIKDDILDCTSTTDQLGKSIGTDVRDGVKTIILWHAVQDASQDVLNKLAEIYKKKPVDKSKEEIGFVLNQFNELHSIDKSKEDMQKLVDESVEKFNKYTSDIPESHIKELARESIGYAANRRN encoded by the coding sequence ATGGATGCAAACGACGCTAAAAGTTTTAAGGATTTCATATCCCTTTACAAGGACAAGGTATACGGGTTGATAGATGGATATCTTCCTAATGGCGAGCCTTCGGCTTACTTTGAATCAGTGCGGTGCTACACAGATAGGAAAGGTCAGTATAGAAGGCCTTCTTATGTACTGTTGTGGAGCTTGCTGTATGGAGGCGATATTGAGGAAGCCATGCTTCCCGCTGCATCGCAACAGGTTTCAGAAGACTGGCTGCTTATGATTGACGATTGGATGGATGACAACAATCTGAGAAGGGGAGGCCCTTCAGCACACCTAATCTATGGTGACAGGTATGCGATAAATGCAGCAAGCAACTTGCAATCGATAAATTGGAAAATAGTGTATGATGCCTGCAAGAAGCTAGGACCGGAAAGAGAGAAGAGGTATTTTGACAAATTCTATGATATGATAAACGTAACGCACCAGGGCCAGTACAGGGACATCCATCTTACATCTGATATAAAAGATATAACAAAGTTTACTCGTGAGGATTACTACACTTCCATACATGCAAAATCAGCTTATTACAGTGTATATGGGCCAATGCAGCAAGGTGCAATAGTTGCAAATGCGGATGAAAAAGTAATTGGTGAAATAAAGGAGTATGGAACCCCGGCAGGTTTGGCTTTTCAGATAAAGGATGATATACTTGATTGCACTTCAACTACGGATCAGCTAGGAAAATCTATAGGCACTGACGTTAGGGATGGAGTAAAGACTATAATACTTTGGCATGCGGTTCAGGATGCATCCCAAGATGTATTGAACAAACTTGCAGAAATTTACAAAAAGAAGCCGGTCGATAAAAGCAAGGAGGAGATTGGTTTTGTGCTTAATCAATTCAATGAGTTGCATTCAATTGATAAATCAAAGGAGGATATGCAAAAATTGGTTGATGAAAGTGTAGAAAAATTCAACAAGTACACTTCTGATATACCAGAATCACACATAAAGGAATTGGCAAGAGAAAGCATTGGATATGCAGCAAATAGGAGAAATTGA
- a CDS encoding polyprenyl synthetase family protein, translating into MAEDNFVSYMKEQGSRVNKLLEEVLSDKNVDQNIEKLLGRGGYDYDTDAIEKSVMDPAWYLISQGGKRLRPVFTSLVISLFKKNPDDYIEFSIIPEVLHTATLIHDDIEDRSVKRRNVDCVHIKYGLDIALNLGDFMFYFPMKALIDSSKLENEQKIKIMQLYIEDMLKLGIGQGVDLAWHNFLINPNNISEENYMRMAFDKTGALLGFAAELGAVIGGATDRQIKLLGKFGATVGVVFQIKDDLLNIEKSNVSESKGGVGDDITEGKITLLVTHAIKEADEKDRSRLLEILKSHSSDPKLKEEASNILIKYNSDGYVEKIADSLINDVWNEVDKEFPDSHGKELIKQMVGFVLNRNF; encoded by the coding sequence TTGGCTGAAGATAATTTTGTATCATATATGAAGGAGCAAGGAAGCAGAGTGAACAAGCTTCTTGAGGAAGTTCTTAGTGACAAGAATGTTGATCAGAATATAGAGAAACTTCTTGGAAGAGGGGGCTATGATTACGATACGGACGCAATAGAGAAAAGCGTCATGGATCCTGCATGGTACCTCATATCGCAAGGAGGCAAAAGGCTAAGACCGGTATTCACATCGCTTGTGATAAGCCTTTTCAAAAAGAATCCTGATGATTACATAGAGTTCTCCATAATACCAGAGGTCCTGCATACAGCAACACTTATACATGATGACATAGAGGACCGGTCAGTCAAAAGGAGAAATGTTGACTGTGTACACATAAAATATGGATTGGATATAGCGCTTAACTTGGGAGACTTTATGTTTTATTTCCCAATGAAAGCCCTTATAGACAGCAGCAAGCTTGAGAACGAGCAGAAGATCAAGATAATGCAGCTTTACATTGAGGATATGCTAAAGCTTGGCATAGGACAGGGAGTGGATTTGGCATGGCATAACTTCCTTATAAACCCTAACAATATAAGCGAAGAAAATTACATGAGGATGGCATTTGACAAAACTGGCGCCCTTTTAGGATTTGCCGCAGAACTTGGTGCGGTTATCGGAGGGGCAACGGACAGGCAGATAAAACTGCTTGGGAAATTCGGTGCGACGGTTGGTGTTGTGTTTCAGATAAAAGATGACCTTCTAAACATAGAAAAGTCAAATGTATCTGAGAGCAAAGGGGGAGTAGGAGATGATATAACAGAAGGGAAGATAACTCTGCTGGTGACACATGCGATTAAGGAAGCAGATGAAAAGGATAGAAGCAGGCTTCTTGAAATCCTGAAATCCCATAGCTCTGACCCTAAGTTAAAAGAAGAGGCTTCGAACATACTGATAAAATACAACTCAGATGGCTATGTTGAAAAGATAGCCGATTCATTGATAAATGACGTATGGAATGAAGTGGATAAGGAGTTCCCGGATTCACACGGGAAGGAGCTTATCAAGCAGATGGTTGGTTTTGTACTTAACAGAAATTTCTGA
- a CDS encoding TldD/PmbA family protein translates to MDLKSKSLYEGESPDFLLDLISKKTAKYDFSEVYLSSGISSAFDIHNGIFDGNFSSSSKGARIRIMENGLFYNMSTNDLSKSSLMSAISKIKGMPKGSTKLSSEKTVKGKYRVTPKILDEREASKLAYDLDYYLKGYKEVIYREVSLGYGEEETLFENSEGSSIMSYYPSAGLSIYLLIKGKKSTRERILEFGGVGGLEVLDYERITKRISEEIKGLKAVADNGASLSDAKIKSIKNVVISPEISGIAVHESIGHPNESDRVFGRELAQAGSSYINKDNLGMRIGSDSVNIFDYPSIKGTSGFYYYDDEGVKAAKKHIIKNGMQNELLLNREYAGMLKRKSNGSARSSSYDAEPLVRMSNTYLGAGDSSFEELITEAKDGIYVKSFNGWNIDDTRSFSMYQGNEAYLIKKGEISSPILNYRLEKGTLDLWKSVSLLSKKVELFNGECGKGEPLQGVPVTMGGPYALLQFR, encoded by the coding sequence TTGGATTTAAAGTCCAAGAGCCTTTACGAAGGCGAAAGTCCTGATTTTCTTTTAGATTTAATCTCAAAGAAAACCGCAAAGTACGATTTTTCAGAAGTTTATTTATCAAGCGGCATTTCTAGCGCATTTGACATACATAATGGGATATTTGATGGAAATTTCAGCTCTTCCTCTAAAGGTGCAAGGATAAGAATAATGGAGAATGGATTATTCTACAACATGTCAACCAATGATTTAAGTAAAAGCAGCTTAATGTCAGCCATAAGCAAAATAAAAGGGATGCCTAAGGGCAGCACAAAGCTGTCAAGCGAGAAGACAGTAAAAGGTAAATATAGAGTAACACCGAAAATATTGGACGAAAGAGAAGCTAGCAAGCTGGCATATGATTTAGATTACTATCTCAAAGGCTATAAAGAGGTAATTTACAGGGAGGTGTCATTAGGCTACGGAGAAGAAGAAACATTATTCGAGAACAGCGAAGGCTCTAGCATAATGTCATATTATCCTTCAGCGGGCCTATCAATATACCTTCTTATAAAAGGCAAAAAATCTACAAGAGAGCGGATACTTGAATTTGGAGGGGTTGGAGGCCTTGAGGTATTGGATTACGAAAGGATAACCAAAAGGATCAGCGAGGAGATAAAAGGCTTGAAGGCAGTTGCTGACAATGGTGCCTCACTGAGCGACGCTAAGATTAAATCAATAAAAAATGTGGTAATCTCCCCCGAAATATCAGGAATTGCAGTACATGAAAGCATAGGCCACCCCAATGAATCTGATAGGGTTTTTGGAAGGGAATTGGCCCAAGCAGGGTCAAGCTACATAAACAAGGATAATTTAGGCATGAGAATCGGAAGCGACAGTGTAAACATATTCGATTATCCATCGATAAAAGGCACTTCAGGATTCTATTACTATGATGACGAAGGCGTAAAAGCCGCCAAAAAGCACATTATCAAGAACGGCATGCAGAATGAGCTTCTGCTGAACAGAGAATATGCAGGCATGTTAAAGAGAAAGAGCAATGGCTCAGCAAGGTCAAGCAGCTATGATGCAGAGCCATTGGTAAGGATGTCAAACACTTATTTAGGTGCAGGAGACTCCTCCTTTGAAGAGTTAATTACCGAAGCAAAGGATGGGATTTATGTAAAAAGCTTCAACGGATGGAACATAGACGACACAAGGAGCTTTTCAATGTACCAAGGAAACGAAGCTTATCTTATAAAGAAAGGAGAGATAAGCTCACCTATACTTAATTATCGTTTGGAGAAGGGCACACTAGACCTTTGGAAGTCTGTATCTTTATTGTCGAAAAAGGTTGAACTTTTCAATGGAGAATGCGGAAAGGGGGAGCCATTGCAAGGTGTTCCAGTAACCATGGGAGGACCATACGCATTGCTGCAGTTCAGGTGA
- a CDS encoding metallopeptidase TldD-related protein: MPKDILYYSNKLKFDDILVDIVSGEATYLKIANSKIDSVVNDNSTNGSLFLSKSKKLISEDLPDVSDKSVKSTLKKAAKTIGKLSPKNDYYGIAEGPFNYKGRGKPDAKISGFQIKDVVDVAEQIISELDYKDVKDIAGMVTLEKLKDSLMTNKDVNANSSTAYIKVTAHITTKEGFSYQETAAFSKYSEINIKKFCDNLYYTVSQIKTKGKIKSDTYDLIYKPSSASNLLQEVTAAATMSEIENGSFLKGRLEHKVADENVSIIDSGIAKGMISSSCYDDEGYPTKDNSVIENGILKTYLYNWSEAKKHNTESTGNAGLIESEPNTLIFKHKNPKKSLDSLISEIDKGILVTNTWYTRFDNHSTGDFSTVPRDLAIYIEKGEPKFAISQIKGTQTVGIRVNDNIIRMLKNIESASKSPVQAISWDAEEPALVPDILVKDVKVTTV; encoded by the coding sequence ATGCCAAAAGATATATTGTATTATTCAAACAAGCTGAAATTTGACGACATACTTGTAGATATCGTATCTGGAGAAGCGACTTACTTGAAGATAGCAAACTCAAAGATTGATTCAGTAGTAAACGACAATTCCACAAATGGAAGCTTATTTCTGTCAAAATCCAAGAAATTAATATCTGAGGATCTTCCAGACGTTTCAGATAAATCGGTAAAAAGCACCCTAAAAAAAGCTGCAAAAACCATAGGAAAGCTTTCTCCAAAGAATGATTACTACGGGATAGCCGAAGGCCCATTCAATTATAAGGGAAGGGGAAAGCCCGATGCAAAAATTTCAGGGTTTCAAATAAAAGACGTGGTGGATGTAGCAGAGCAGATAATATCGGAATTGGATTATAAGGATGTCAAGGACATTGCAGGAATGGTAACCTTAGAGAAGCTGAAGGATTCATTGATGACAAACAAGGATGTCAATGCAAATAGCTCAACCGCTTATATCAAGGTCACGGCACATATTACTACAAAAGAGGGGTTTTCATACCAAGAGACTGCAGCATTTTCTAAATATAGCGAGATAAACATAAAGAAATTCTGTGATAATCTGTATTATACCGTGTCGCAGATAAAGACCAAAGGCAAAATAAAAAGCGATACATACGATTTAATATACAAGCCTTCTTCTGCATCGAATCTGCTCCAAGAGGTTACTGCAGCAGCCACTATGTCAGAGATAGAAAATGGCAGTTTTCTAAAAGGCAGATTAGAGCACAAGGTGGCAGATGAAAACGTATCTATAATAGATTCCGGAATAGCCAAAGGGATGATAAGCTCAAGCTGCTATGATGACGAAGGCTATCCAACGAAAGACAACAGTGTCATAGAAAATGGAATTTTAAAAACATACCTGTACAACTGGTCCGAGGCAAAGAAGCACAATACGGAAAGCACAGGAAATGCAGGATTGATTGAATCTGAGCCCAATACCTTAATATTCAAGCACAAGAATCCTAAAAAGTCATTGGATTCATTAATATCCGAAATAGATAAGGGAATCTTAGTTACAAATACATGGTATACAAGGTTTGACAACCACTCAACCGGTGATTTCTCAACCGTGCCAAGAGACCTGGCCATCTACATAGAAAAAGGGGAGCCCAAGTTCGCAATAAGCCAGATAAAAGGCACACAGACAGTAGGTATTAGGGTAAACGACAATATCATCAGGATGCTAAAGAATATAGAATCGGCTTCAAAATCTCCAGTACAAGCAATCTCTTGGGATGCGGAAGAGCCTGCGCTAGTTCCTGACATACTTGTAAAAGATGTTAAAGTTACAACAGTATAA
- the priX gene encoding DNA primase noncatalytic subunit PriX, which produces MYSSEDLNFAYRYPFTDIAKQIISSLNLTSIDFKYLELGKERAISDIKGDLPYYDILIDSIKLDEIISYAYAKMMVMALKRPDYVEKFSVSESKRALQAMEKDSEQDIFKLSSSLGITLHKDQNDNFLIKFNVYLHNIPNDPFFALSNQQLHNGLVIISFNKLKRLLERASYNTIKESFNYEEKVKLPKEVMDYSKGIRDETKVVIKGKNNTAWIEKLLETPITDVRHRTVNLILAPYLVNIKGLSVDDAFKVITDYIEKCKTVNPDTKINETYIRYQIEYAKSKGTKPLKFSNAKELLSGLIDFDVRAESESKDSDKDKTKKGKNKQGKSE; this is translated from the coding sequence ATGTACAGTTCAGAAGACCTAAATTTTGCCTATAGGTACCCGTTCACGGATATTGCAAAGCAGATAATAAGCTCGCTTAATCTGACATCCATAGATTTCAAGTATCTTGAACTTGGCAAGGAAAGGGCAATATCAGACATAAAAGGTGACCTGCCCTATTATGATATACTAATAGATTCCATAAAGCTCGATGAAATCATAAGCTACGCATACGCGAAGATGATGGTCATGGCGTTAAAAAGGCCTGATTACGTTGAAAAGTTCTCGGTTTCGGAATCAAAAAGGGCGCTTCAGGCGATGGAAAAAGATTCCGAGCAAGATATATTCAAGCTCTCTTCTTCGTTGGGAATAACCTTGCACAAGGACCAGAATGACAATTTCCTTATAAAGTTCAATGTATATTTGCACAATATACCAAATGATCCTTTTTTTGCGCTCTCTAACCAGCAGCTTCATAATGGGTTGGTAATAATAAGCTTCAACAAGCTAAAGCGCTTGCTTGAGAGGGCATCTTACAATACAATAAAGGAAAGCTTCAACTACGAAGAAAAGGTCAAGCTTCCGAAGGAAGTTATGGATTATTCAAAAGGCATAAGGGACGAGACAAAGGTTGTCATTAAAGGGAAGAATAACACCGCTTGGATTGAAAAACTATTGGAAACTCCCATAACAGATGTAAGGCACAGGACTGTAAACTTGATACTCGCACCTTATTTAGTAAACATAAAAGGGCTCAGCGTTGATGATGCCTTTAAAGTAATAACCGATTATATAGAAAAATGCAAAACCGTAAATCCAGATACCAAGATAAATGAAACATACATAAGGTACCAGATAGAGTACGCAAAGAGCAAAGGCACAAAACCTCTTAAGTTCTCTAATGCGAAGGAGCTTCTGTCAGGGTTGATAGATTTTGACGTTAGGGCAGAATCTGAAAGCAAGGATTCGGATAAGGATAAAACAAAGAAAGGAAAGAATAAACAGGGTAAAAGTGAATAA